The following are from one region of the Luteimonas sp. MC1572 genome:
- the pstS gene encoding phosphate ABC transporter substrate-binding protein PstS — translation MSLPKFRTASLALAVALFAAACQPSTDAPANGSNAAPGTADAAGDAVAMQVSGAGASFIYPLLSRWSADYNAATGSQVNYQSIGSGGGIAQVKAGTVDFGSSDKPLSSEELAEAGLGQFPSAIGGVVPVVNIEGLAPGALKLSGPLLADIFLGTVSTWNDPAITALNPGLGLPAGKISIVHRSDGSGTSFNFTNYLSKVSPAWKAKVGEGTSVSWPLGVGGKGNEGVASYVQQIKGSIGYVELAYALQNTMPYASLQNSAGNFVAPSAESFAAAARTADWAGATDFNLVITDAPGAESWPITATNFMLMPKQPKDPARSKAALAFFKWALENGQAQAADLHYVPLPPELVQQIEAYWAAEYK, via the coding sequence ATGTCCCTGCCCAAGTTCCGTACTGCCTCGCTGGCGCTCGCTGTCGCGCTGTTCGCCGCCGCCTGCCAGCCCTCGACCGATGCGCCTGCGAATGGATCCAACGCTGCGCCAGGCACCGCCGACGCCGCCGGTGATGCGGTCGCCATGCAGGTCTCCGGCGCCGGCGCCTCGTTCATCTACCCGCTGCTCTCGCGCTGGTCGGCCGATTACAACGCCGCCACCGGCAGCCAGGTGAACTACCAGTCGATCGGTTCCGGCGGCGGCATCGCCCAGGTCAAGGCCGGCACCGTCGATTTCGGCTCCAGCGACAAGCCGCTGAGCAGCGAAGAGCTGGCCGAGGCCGGCCTCGGCCAGTTCCCGTCCGCGATCGGCGGCGTGGTGCCGGTGGTCAACATCGAGGGCCTGGCACCCGGCGCGCTGAAGCTCAGCGGCCCGCTGCTCGCCGACATCTTCCTCGGCACCGTCTCGACCTGGAACGATCCCGCGATCACCGCGTTGAACCCCGGCCTCGGCCTGCCCGCCGGCAAGATCAGCATCGTCCACCGCTCCGACGGCTCGGGCACCAGCTTCAATTTCACCAACTACCTGTCCAAGGTCAGCCCGGCGTGGAAGGCGAAGGTCGGCGAAGGCACCTCGGTGTCCTGGCCGCTCGGCGTCGGTGGCAAGGGCAACGAAGGCGTGGCCTCGTACGTGCAGCAGATCAAGGGCTCGATCGGCTACGTCGAGTTGGCCTACGCGCTGCAGAACACCATGCCGTACGCCTCGCTGCAGAATTCTGCCGGCAACTTCGTCGCGCCGAGCGCCGAGAGCTTCGCCGCGGCCGCGCGCACCGCGGACTGGGCCGGCGCCACCGATTTCAACCTGGTGATCACCGATGCACCCGGCGCCGAGTCCTGGCCGATCACCGCCACCAACTTCATGCTGATGCCCAAGCAGCCGAAGGATCCGGCGCGCAGCAAGGCTGCGCTGGCGTTCTTCAAGTGGGCGCTCGAGAACGGCCAGGCGCAGGCCGCCGACCTGCACTACGTCCCGCTGCCGCCCGAGCTGGTGCAGCAGATCGAGGCCTACTGGGCCGCCGAGTACAAGTGA
- the pstB gene encoding phosphate ABC transporter ATP-binding protein PstB, producing the protein MNDSSPRHPAAGRIAFSTATPERATAAGKPPIKIQVRGLDFHYGKFHAIKGVNMDIPEKRVSALIGPSGCGKSTLLRVFNRIYALYPGQVASGSILLDGEDILAPKYPMNRLRSKVGMVFQKPVPFPMTIYENIAYAIRHHEKLSKSEMDARVEGALRQGALWDEVKDKLQQSALGLSGGQQQRLCIARAVALKPEVLLLDEPTSALDPISTSRIEQLIEELKLDYTIVIVTHNMQQAARVSDYTAFMYLGDMVEHDATATIFSNPSKQQTEDYITGRFG; encoded by the coding sequence ATGAATGACAGTTCCCCCCGCCACCCTGCCGCCGGGCGCATCGCGTTCTCCACCGCGACCCCGGAACGCGCCACGGCCGCCGGCAAGCCACCGATCAAGATCCAGGTGCGCGGCCTCGACTTCCATTACGGGAAGTTCCACGCCATCAAGGGCGTGAACATGGACATCCCCGAGAAGCGCGTGAGCGCGCTGATCGGCCCGTCCGGCTGCGGCAAGTCGACCCTGCTGCGCGTGTTCAACCGCATCTACGCCCTCTACCCCGGACAGGTCGCGAGCGGCAGCATCCTGCTCGACGGCGAGGACATCCTCGCGCCGAAATACCCCATGAACCGCCTGCGCAGCAAGGTCGGCATGGTGTTCCAGAAGCCGGTACCGTTCCCGATGACCATCTACGAGAACATCGCCTACGCCATCCGCCACCACGAGAAACTGTCGAAGAGCGAGATGGACGCGCGCGTCGAAGGTGCGCTGCGCCAGGGCGCGCTGTGGGACGAGGTCAAGGACAAGCTGCAGCAGAGCGCGCTTGGCCTGTCCGGCGGCCAGCAGCAGCGGCTGTGCATCGCGCGCGCCGTCGCGCTCAAACCCGAGGTGCTGCTGCTCGACGAGCCCACGTCGGCACTCGACCCCATCTCCACCAGCCGCATCGAGCAGCTGATCGAGGAGCTGAAGCTCGACTACACCATCGTCATCGTCACCCACAACATGCAGCAGGCCGCGCGCGTCTCCGACTACACCGCCTTCATGTACCTCGGCGACATGGTCGAGCACGACGCCACCGCGACCATCTTCTCCAACCCCTCGAAGCAGCAGACCGAGGACTACATCACCGGAAGGTTCGGATGA
- a CDS encoding polyhydroxyalkanoic acid system family protein: MSGIDIRHAHSLPPAQARDAVQQVADKLADRFGAECAWEGDTLHFTRAGIDGHIALLPTELHLSAKLGFLMSAMKGPIETEIRRVLEERFA; this comes from the coding sequence ATGTCCGGCATCGACATCCGCCACGCGCATTCCCTGCCGCCGGCCCAGGCGCGCGACGCCGTGCAGCAGGTCGCCGACAAGCTCGCCGACCGCTTCGGCGCCGAGTGCGCCTGGGAGGGCGACACCCTGCACTTCACGCGCGCCGGCATCGATGGCCACATCGCGCTGCTGCCCACCGAGCTGCACCTCAGCGCCAAGCTCGGCTTCCTGATGTCGGCGATGAAGGGACCGATCGAAACCGAGATCCGCCGCGTACTGGAAGAGCGCTTCGCCTGA
- the rlmB gene encoding 23S rRNA (guanosine(2251)-2'-O)-methyltransferase RlmB — protein sequence MTSKQNQWIVGINAVASAIEHDADNVREVLLEAGGKNARIGDIEDNARRRGIDVRRVAQQALDGVAGGLRHQGAVARYAAAKTFDEDALPELVEAAGGRALLLVLDGVQDPHNLGACLRSAAAAGVTAVLIPKDKAVQVNATVRKTSAGAADSIPVVRVTNLARSLRELQKQGVWIYGLAGDAGASLYGIDLRGNVALVLGGEGEGLRRLTRDMCDQLVSLPMPGAAAAGVESLNVSVAAGVCLFEAVRQRV from the coding sequence ATGACAAGCAAGCAGAACCAGTGGATCGTCGGCATCAACGCGGTCGCGTCGGCGATCGAGCACGATGCCGACAACGTGCGCGAAGTGTTGCTTGAGGCGGGCGGCAAGAACGCGCGCATCGGCGACATCGAGGACAACGCGCGCCGGCGCGGCATCGACGTGCGCCGCGTGGCGCAGCAGGCGCTGGACGGCGTGGCCGGCGGATTGCGCCACCAGGGCGCGGTGGCGCGCTATGCCGCGGCGAAGACGTTTGACGAGGACGCGCTGCCGGAGCTGGTGGAAGCGGCCGGGGGTCGCGCGCTGCTGCTGGTGCTCGATGGCGTGCAGGACCCGCACAACCTGGGTGCCTGCCTGCGCAGCGCCGCCGCGGCGGGCGTGACCGCGGTGCTGATCCCCAAGGACAAGGCGGTGCAGGTCAACGCCACGGTGCGCAAGACCTCGGCCGGCGCCGCGGACAGCATCCCGGTGGTGCGCGTGACCAACCTGGCGCGCAGCCTGCGCGAGCTGCAGAAGCAGGGCGTGTGGATCTACGGGCTGGCGGGAGATGCAGGCGCGTCGCTGTACGGCATCGACCTGCGCGGCAACGTGGCGCTGGTGCTGGGTGGCGAAGGCGAAGGCCTGCGGCGGCTGACCCGCGACATGTGCGACCAGCTGGTGTCGCTGCCGATGCCGGGTGCCGCGGCCGCGGGCGTTGAAAGCCTCAACGTGTCGGTGGCCGCCGGCGTGTGCCTGTTCGAGGCGGTCCGCCAGCGCGTCTAG
- the phoU gene encoding phosphate signaling complex protein PhoU — protein MTMQPHDHILRAQDEERERIIGEILRMGEMSVAQLEAALDVVERRDDRAAERIIANDDAIDAIEREVSQDVMMTATRGPLARDLREILAALRIVSDLERIGDYASNIAKRSKALNQAPPLPLAGGLAPLGVLAARQVRDVLEAYRTADAEAAQRVRERDAELDAAYTRLFRELLTYMMEDARAITGCTHLLFMAKNLERIGDHATNIAENIWFVVRGEDNLPPREKRDDTNTTS, from the coding sequence ATGACCATGCAGCCCCATGACCACATCCTGCGCGCCCAGGACGAAGAGCGCGAGCGCATCATCGGCGAGATCCTGCGCATGGGCGAGATGTCGGTCGCCCAGCTCGAGGCCGCGCTCGACGTCGTCGAACGCCGCGACGACCGCGCCGCCGAGCGCATCATCGCCAACGACGACGCCATCGACGCCATCGAGCGCGAAGTCAGCCAGGACGTGATGATGACTGCGACCCGCGGCCCGCTGGCACGCGACCTGCGCGAGATCCTCGCCGCGCTGCGCATCGTGTCCGACCTCGAGCGCATCGGTGACTACGCCAGCAACATCGCCAAGCGCTCCAAGGCGCTCAACCAGGCGCCGCCGCTGCCGCTGGCCGGTGGCCTTGCACCGCTGGGCGTGCTGGCCGCGCGCCAGGTGCGCGACGTGCTGGAGGCCTACCGCACTGCCGATGCCGAGGCGGCGCAGCGCGTCCGCGAGCGCGATGCAGAACTCGATGCCGCGTACACCCGCCTGTTCCGCGAGCTGCTCACCTACATGATGGAAGACGCGCGCGCGATCACCGGCTGCACGCACCTGCTGTTCATGGCCAAGAACCTGGAGCGGATCGGCGACCACGCCACCAACATCGCCGAGAACATCTGGTTCGTGGTGCGCGGCGAGGACAACCTGCCACCGCGCGAGAAGCGCGACGACACCAATACCACCTCCTGA
- a CDS encoding putative DNA-binding domain-containing protein, translated as MPPDRVSGDQLGDDETLRAQQDALAAYIRDPGRTPPPAGIEARRLKIYRDLFFNNIEGLLGGNFPVIKRVYGDRWPALARDFYRDHGARTPLFTEVAREFLRYLEDSGGREPWLVELAHYEWIELALQISEARVDDIAHDPLDAPDTDVDAALLAGAPLLSPLAWPLAYAWPVHRIGPDFQPASPPSQPTLLLLHREADGRVRFHAPSSLAWRLLQRLDEAPGASGRDQLVALAGEAGSACDDAFLAQGVAMLRQWHRQGIVAGVRR; from the coding sequence ATGCCGCCTGACCGCGTCTCCGGCGACCAGCTCGGCGACGACGAAACGCTGCGCGCGCAGCAGGATGCGCTGGCCGCGTACATCCGCGACCCTGGCCGCACACCGCCACCCGCGGGCATCGAGGCGCGCCGCCTGAAGATCTACCGTGACCTGTTCTTCAACAACATCGAAGGCCTGCTCGGCGGAAACTTCCCGGTGATCAAGCGGGTCTACGGCGACCGCTGGCCAGCGCTGGCGCGCGACTTCTACCGCGACCACGGCGCACGCACGCCGCTGTTCACCGAGGTCGCGCGCGAGTTCCTCCGCTATCTGGAGGACAGCGGCGGCCGCGAGCCCTGGCTCGTCGAACTTGCGCACTACGAATGGATCGAGCTGGCGCTGCAGATCAGCGAGGCGCGGGTGGACGACATCGCCCACGACCCGCTCGATGCACCGGACACCGACGTGGATGCCGCGCTGCTGGCGGGTGCGCCGCTGCTGTCGCCGCTGGCCTGGCCGCTGGCATACGCCTGGCCCGTGCACCGCATCGGCCCGGATTTCCAGCCCGCGTCGCCACCGTCGCAGCCGACGCTGCTGCTCCTGCACCGCGAGGCCGACGGCCGTGTCCGCTTCCACGCGCCCAGCTCGTTGGCTTGGCGGCTGCTGCAGCGCCTGGATGAAGCGCCTGGCGCGAGCGGTCGCGACCAGCTGGTGGCGCTGGCAGGCGAAGCCGGCAGTGCCTGCGACGACGCCTTCCTCGCGCAGGGCGTGGCGATGCTCCGCCAGTGGCATCGCCAGGGCATCGTGGCCGGCGTGCGCCGGTGA
- the msrQ gene encoding protein-methionine-sulfoxide reductase heme-binding subunit MsrQ: protein MIAAKTAVHALALAPLAHLAWQAWQVAGGADIDALGAEPVAEIEHRLGLWALRLLLVTLAVSPLRALSGQAVVLRFRRMLGLYAFAYATLHLAAYLALDLRGYWALLFEEIVKRPYITVGFAAWLLLVPLAVTSTRGWIRRLGRRWGQLHRVIYLIAVLAVLHFWWIVKSDIREPALYAAILAVLLGWRLWRRVARQRAPVPARTGSAGAKQQ from the coding sequence TTGATCGCGGCCAAGACCGCCGTCCATGCGCTGGCGCTGGCGCCGCTTGCGCACCTTGCGTGGCAGGCCTGGCAGGTGGCCGGCGGCGCCGACATCGACGCGCTCGGTGCGGAGCCGGTGGCCGAAATCGAGCACCGGCTGGGTTTGTGGGCACTGCGCCTGCTGCTGGTCACCCTCGCGGTCTCGCCGCTGCGCGCGCTGAGCGGCCAGGCGGTGGTGCTGCGCTTCCGCCGCATGCTGGGCCTGTACGCATTCGCATACGCCACCCTGCATCTCGCCGCCTACCTGGCGCTCGACCTGCGTGGTTACTGGGCGCTGCTGTTCGAAGAGATCGTCAAGCGCCCCTACATCACCGTGGGGTTCGCCGCGTGGCTGTTGCTGGTGCCGCTGGCGGTGACATCGACCCGCGGCTGGATCCGACGCCTCGGGCGTCGCTGGGGGCAACTGCACCGCGTCATCTATCTGATCGCCGTGCTGGCGGTGCTGCACTTCTGGTGGATCGTGAAGTCCGACATCCGCGAACCGGCGCTGTATGCCGCCATCCTGGCTGTGCTGCTCGGGTGGCGCCTGTGGCGACGGGTCGCGCGCCAACGCGCGCCCGTACCCGCCCGCACCGGATCAGCCGGCGCCAAACAGCAGTAG
- the pstC gene encoding phosphate ABC transporter permease subunit PstC — protein sequence MSATTLPDNAPRTRDQRDARADRWFRYALVATVVFVVLSLATAALAMLWGGRDALQSQGLSFFLSAEWNPVENRYGALAPIYGTVVTAIIAMLVAVPVSFGIAVFLTEVAPRWLRGPVGTAIELLAGIPSIIYGMWGLFVFVPMMTEYVTPWLNDHFGSLPLVGALFQGPPLGIGLLTAGLVLSIMVIPFISSVMREVFLTVPARLKESAYALGSTKWEVCWDVVLPYTRSAVIGGIFLGLGRALGETMAVAFVVGNSVRLTPSLLEPGTTIAALIANDFGEATDTYRSALLLLGFVLFIVTFVVLALARMMLSRLARKEGN from the coding sequence ATGAGCGCCACCACCCTCCCCGACAACGCCCCGCGCACGCGCGACCAGCGCGACGCGCGCGCAGACCGCTGGTTCCGCTACGCGCTGGTGGCCACCGTGGTCTTCGTGGTGCTGTCACTCGCCACCGCCGCGCTGGCGATGCTCTGGGGTGGCCGCGACGCCCTGCAATCGCAGGGCCTGTCGTTCTTCCTGTCGGCCGAATGGAATCCGGTCGAGAACCGCTACGGCGCGCTGGCGCCGATCTACGGCACGGTGGTCACCGCGATCATCGCCATGCTGGTGGCGGTGCCGGTGAGCTTCGGCATCGCGGTGTTCCTGACCGAGGTCGCGCCGCGCTGGCTGCGCGGCCCGGTGGGAACGGCAATCGAGCTGCTCGCGGGCATTCCGTCGATCATCTACGGCATGTGGGGCCTGTTCGTGTTCGTCCCGATGATGACCGAATACGTGACGCCCTGGCTCAACGACCACTTCGGCAGCCTGCCGCTGGTCGGCGCGCTGTTCCAGGGCCCGCCGCTCGGCATCGGCTTGCTCACCGCCGGCCTGGTGCTGTCGATCATGGTCATCCCGTTCATCTCCTCGGTGATGCGCGAGGTGTTCCTGACCGTGCCCGCGCGACTCAAGGAATCGGCCTATGCATTGGGCTCGACGAAATGGGAGGTCTGCTGGGACGTGGTGCTGCCGTACACGCGCTCTGCGGTGATCGGCGGCATCTTCCTCGGCTTGGGCCGCGCGTTGGGCGAGACCATGGCGGTCGCGTTCGTGGTCGGCAACAGCGTGCGCCTGACGCCGTCGCTGCTCGAGCCCGGTACCACGATCGCGGCGCTGATCGCCAACGACTTCGGCGAAGCCACCGACACCTACCGATCGGCCCTGCTGCTGCTCGGCTTCGTGCTGTTCATCGTCACCTTCGTCGTGCTCGCACTGGCCCGCATGATGCTCTCGCGGCTCGCACGCAAGGAGGGCAACTGA
- a CDS encoding FHA domain-containing protein translates to MDTLRLRFAGNDADLPLTGGVHGIGRIAGGNGALGPVPSSPAVAFCVDRRGVWLTVPPETRGVHVNGRPVRRMAMLRVGDAIFVDGTEMRLVAAQPPRQPDAGFDDSGTEPGDARVVLRGVGGQYHGRSFTLERPRLVGRAPEADIRIDEPAFADRHARLEIHGGEVVLRDLGSAEGSVVNGEAVRDAVLQAGDQVVFDAHHRFVVEAPAPARASRSVEADDPGSLEVPASQARGTSGMRLPWLLLAALVLAGLLALLLLFGAG, encoded by the coding sequence ATGGATACGCTCAGGCTTCGATTCGCGGGCAACGACGCCGATCTCCCGCTCACGGGGGGCGTGCACGGCATTGGCCGCATCGCCGGCGGCAACGGCGCGCTGGGCCCGGTGCCTTCATCGCCTGCGGTCGCGTTCTGCGTCGACCGTCGCGGCGTATGGCTCACGGTTCCCCCGGAAACCCGCGGCGTGCATGTCAATGGCCGTCCGGTGCGTCGCATGGCGATGCTGCGCGTGGGCGATGCGATCTTCGTCGACGGCACCGAGATGCGGCTGGTCGCGGCGCAGCCACCGCGGCAGCCCGACGCCGGCTTCGACGACAGCGGCACCGAGCCCGGCGACGCCCGCGTGGTGCTGCGTGGCGTGGGCGGCCAGTATCACGGCCGCAGCTTTACCCTCGAGCGGCCGCGCCTGGTGGGGCGTGCCCCCGAGGCCGATATCCGCATCGACGAACCGGCTTTCGCCGACCGCCATGCGCGCCTGGAGATCCATGGCGGCGAAGTGGTGCTGCGCGACCTCGGCTCGGCCGAAGGCAGCGTGGTGAATGGCGAGGCTGTCCGCGATGCCGTGCTCCAGGCCGGTGACCAGGTGGTGTTCGATGCCCACCATCGGTTCGTGGTCGAAGCGCCGGCGCCTGCGCGTGCCAGCCGGTCCGTGGAGGCCGATGACCCCGGGTCGCTGGAGGTGCCTGCGTCGCAGGCGCGGGGCACCAGTGGAATGCGCCTGCCGTGGCTGCTGCTGGCTGCGCTGGTGCTGGCGGGTCTGCTCGCGCTGCTACTGCTGTTTGGCGCCGGCTGA
- a CDS encoding restriction endonuclease, translated as MQWLVSIAVVLAVGAAATFIIRGVLQRRDEAAGGIEALSDMSWRSFITLVLDALARRGFSRVVDREAPSGDGDFTLARDGAHFLLACKHGSAFVLGRRDVDEVAAAMRMQGAAGGLLVTQGRVADDARAPARREQVELLDGPTLWPELRALVPASLLDELGATAAARARQRTLAAWLLALVAGVAVFTALSPFRRDAALDAGATLTPAAELSPRRDAPAAAVAPVPDRYPDDATLEQQRADIASAVSTLAMVDRVIWSTSSTMEVFLASVDADHDPFTAICPLIERYPALAASRIQLTPPHGHDAQVRFRQCRNY; from the coding sequence ATGCAGTGGCTGGTATCGATCGCCGTGGTGCTGGCCGTGGGCGCGGCGGCCACCTTCATCATCCGTGGCGTCCTGCAGCGTCGTGACGAGGCCGCGGGCGGCATCGAGGCGCTCTCGGACATGTCCTGGCGGAGCTTCATCACCCTCGTGCTGGACGCGCTCGCCAGGCGCGGCTTCAGCCGCGTGGTGGACCGCGAGGCGCCGTCCGGCGACGGCGACTTCACGCTGGCGCGCGATGGCGCGCATTTCCTGCTGGCCTGCAAGCACGGCAGTGCGTTCGTGCTCGGCCGGCGTGACGTGGATGAGGTGGCCGCGGCCATGCGCATGCAAGGCGCCGCCGGTGGCCTGCTGGTCACCCAGGGGCGCGTGGCCGACGACGCCCGGGCGCCGGCGCGACGCGAGCAGGTCGAGCTGCTGGACGGCCCCACCCTGTGGCCGGAGCTCCGCGCACTGGTTCCCGCGTCGCTGCTGGACGAACTTGGCGCCACCGCGGCCGCGCGTGCGCGCCAGCGCACGCTGGCGGCCTGGCTGCTTGCGCTGGTGGCGGGCGTGGCGGTGTTCACCGCCCTGTCGCCATTCCGTCGCGACGCAGCTCTCGACGCGGGCGCGACCCTCACGCCCGCCGCGGAGCTGTCACCCCGCCGGGATGCGCCCGCGGCAGCTGTAGCGCCCGTGCCCGACCGCTACCCGGACGACGCCACGCTCGAACAGCAGCGCGCCGACATTGCCAGTGCGGTCTCCACCTTGGCGATGGTCGACCGCGTGATCTGGTCCACGTCGTCCACCATGGAAGTGTTCCTGGCCTCGGTGGATGCCGACCACGACCCGTTCACCGCCATCTGCCCGCTGATCGAGCGCTATCCGGCACTGGCCGCGTCACGCATCCAGTTGACGCCGCCGCATGGGCACGACGCGCAGGTGCGATTCCGCCAGTGCCGGAACTATTGA
- a CDS encoding DUF692 domain-containing protein — MPLLDPRSVGLGLRRGLLAELRAAPAGSFDFLEAAPENWIGVGGALGDAFAELAARQPMVFHGLSLSLGGPAALDETFLHKLRRFLDAHRTPVYSEHLSACGDSLGQLYDLLPLPFTEAAVHHVAARIRRTQDILGRRIAVENISYYAVVPTGAAAPLTELDFINSVLAEADCDLLLDVNNIVVNATNHGYDAHAFLRGLPSARIAYIHVAGHYDEAPDLKIDTHGAAVGDPVWALLAEAYRVHGARPTLLERDFNFPPFDVLLGELATVRGHLTAATVREHAA; from the coding sequence ATGCCCTTGCTCGACCCTCGCAGCGTTGGTCTGGGGCTGCGCCGCGGCCTGCTGGCGGAGCTGCGCGCAGCCCCTGCCGGCAGCTTCGACTTCCTCGAGGCCGCGCCCGAGAACTGGATCGGCGTCGGCGGCGCGCTTGGCGATGCGTTCGCCGAGCTGGCGGCCCGCCAGCCCATGGTCTTCCATGGACTGTCGCTTTCACTCGGCGGCCCGGCGGCGCTCGACGAAACCTTCCTGCACAAGCTGCGTCGCTTCCTCGACGCCCATCGCACGCCCGTCTACAGCGAACACCTGAGCGCCTGCGGCGACAGCCTCGGTCAGCTCTACGACCTGCTGCCGCTGCCGTTCACGGAAGCGGCGGTGCACCACGTCGCCGCGCGCATCCGCCGCACGCAGGACATCCTGGGCCGCCGCATCGCGGTGGAGAACATCTCCTACTACGCGGTCGTTCCGACCGGAGCCGCAGCGCCGCTGACGGAACTGGATTTCATCAATTCCGTGCTTGCCGAGGCGGACTGCGACCTGCTGCTCGACGTCAACAACATCGTGGTCAACGCGACCAACCACGGCTATGACGCGCACGCATTCCTGCGCGGGCTGCCGTCCGCGCGGATCGCCTACATCCACGTCGCCGGCCACTACGACGAGGCCCCGGACCTCAAGATCGACACACATGGCGCGGCGGTCGGCGACCCGGTGTGGGCGCTGCTCGCCGAGGCCTACCGCGTGCATGGCGCGCGCCCCACGCTGCTGGAGCGCGACTTCAACTTTCCGCCGTTCGACGTGCTGCTGGGCGAGCTCGCCACCGTGCGTGGCCATCTGACTGCAGCGACGGTGCGCGAACATGCCGCCTGA
- the pstA gene encoding phosphate ABC transporter permease PstA has translation MSALVDPRRAADGLYLRRRITSAAAMVLSCIAAVLGLVFLAWILWTLVSKGIAGINWQLFTQDTPPPMAEGGLRNALFGSAVMCGLAILIGAPLGVAAGTWLAEYGSRSRIAGTVRFINDILMSAPSIVLGLFVYTLLVMRSGGNFSAFAGAVALAFIVLPVVLRTTDEMLRLVPTQMREAALSLGVPQWKVTVQVLYRSASAGIVTGILLALARISGETAPLLFTAFGNLYWNSNIMQPMASVPTVMYQYAASPYESWQQLAWAGALVLTVFVLLTGLLARALLLRKRIPND, from the coding sequence ATGTCGGCCCTGGTTGACCCGCGGCGCGCCGCGGACGGCCTGTACCTGCGCCGGCGCATCACCAGCGCGGCCGCGATGGTGCTGTCCTGCATCGCGGCCGTGCTCGGACTGGTATTCCTCGCCTGGATCCTGTGGACGCTGGTCAGCAAGGGCATCGCCGGCATCAACTGGCAGCTGTTCACGCAGGACACGCCACCGCCGATGGCCGAAGGCGGCCTGCGCAACGCGCTGTTCGGCTCCGCGGTGATGTGCGGGCTGGCGATCCTGATCGGTGCGCCGCTGGGCGTGGCCGCCGGCACGTGGCTTGCCGAGTACGGCAGCCGCAGCCGCATCGCCGGCACCGTGCGCTTCATCAACGACATCCTGATGTCGGCGCCGTCGATCGTCCTCGGCCTGTTCGTGTACACGCTGCTGGTGATGCGCAGCGGCGGCAACTTCTCGGCCTTCGCCGGTGCGGTCGCACTCGCCTTCATCGTGCTGCCGGTGGTGCTGCGCACCACCGACGAGATGCTGCGGCTGGTGCCCACGCAGATGCGCGAGGCGGCGCTGTCGCTCGGCGTGCCGCAGTGGAAGGTGACCGTGCAGGTCCTGTACCGCAGCGCGTCGGCGGGCATCGTCACCGGCATCCTGCTGGCGCTCGCGCGGATCAGCGGCGAGACCGCGCCCCTGCTGTTCACCGCCTTCGGCAACCTGTACTGGAACAGCAACATCATGCAGCCGATGGCCAGCGTGCCCACGGTGATGTACCAGTACGCCGCCAGCCCCTATGAAAGCTGGCAGCAGCTGGCCTGGGCAGGCGCACTGGTGCTGACCGTGTTCGTGCTGCTGACCGGCCTGCTGGCGCGCGCACTGCTGCTGCGCAAGCGCATCCCGAATGATTGA